A single region of the Glycine max cultivar Williams 82 chromosome 20, Glycine_max_v4.0, whole genome shotgun sequence genome encodes:
- the PDIQ-1A gene encoding protein disulfide family pdiq-1a precursor (The RefSeq protein has 3 substitutions compared to this genomic sequence), which translates to MMYLHLGLFLCILSVCCSATLSSSSFASRRSILREVSDNGKSGGDHPDYAVELNATNFDAVLKETPATFAVVEFFAHWCPACRNYKPHYEKVARLFNGPDAVHPGIILMTRVDCASKINTKLCDKFSVGHYPMLFWGPPSKFVGAGWEPKQEKSDMRVIDDARTADRLLNWINKQLGSSFGLDDQKFQNELLSSNVSDPGQIARAIYDVEEATSTAFDIILEHKMIKPGTRASLIKFLQLLAAHHPSRRCRKGTAEFLVSFDDLYPTDFWSTNKQEDDKSSVRNLKICGKDVPRGYWMFCRGSKNETRGFSCGLWVLLHSLSVRIDDGESQFTFNAICDFVHNFFICEECRQHFYKMCSSVSSPFNKARDFALWLWSSHNKVNERLMKEEASLGTADPKFPKTIWPPKQLCSSCYVSVDQRNNKIEWNQDEVFKFLADYYSKTLASLYKDKSIVGNDGSEGAVEDLIVATNAIVVPVGAALAIAVASCAFGALACYWRSQQKSRKYFHHLHSLKNI; encoded by the exons ATGATGTATTTACATTTGGGTCTCTTTCTGTGCATTCTTTCTGTGTGCTGCTCTGCGACTTTGTCGTCTTCTTCCTTCGCGTCGCGCCGTTCGATCCTTCGAGAGGTTAGCGACAATGGCAAAAGTGGTGGAGATCATCCCGATTATGCCGTTGAGCTGAACGCCACGAATTTCGATGCCGTTCTTAAAGAGACCCCTGCTACTTTCGCCGTCGTTGAATTCTTTGCCCATTG GTGCCCTGCGTGCAGGAATTATAAG CCTCACTACGAAAAGGTTGCTAGATTGTTTAATGGGCCTGATGCAGTGCATCCAGGAATCATATTAATGACAAGGGTAGATTGTGCATCAAAG ATAAATACTAAGCTATGTGATAAGTTTTCTGTTGGTCATTATCCTATGCTTTTTTGGGGCCCTCCTTCAAAATTTGTTGGTGCTGGTTGGGAACCTAAACAAGAGAAAAGTGATATACGTGTGATTGATGATGCACGCACAGCTGATCGGTTGCTTAATTGGATCAACAAGCAATTAGGCAG TTCATTTGGCCTGGATgatcagaaatttcaaaatgagctTCTTTCATCCAATGTATCAGACCCCGGACAG ATTGCAAGAGCTATCTATGATGTCGAAGAGGCAACTTCTACAGCTTTTGACATTATCCTAGAGCACAAG ATGATAAAACCAGGAACTCGTACTTCACTTATAAAGTTTCTTCAGCTTTTAGCAGCCCATCATCCTTCTAGGAG ATGCCGGAAGGGTACTGCTGAATTTCTTGTGAGCTTTGATGACTTGTACCCAACAGATTTTTGGTCAACTAATAAGCAGGAAGATGACAAGAGTTCAGTTAGGAACCTAAAGATTTGTGGAAAAGATGTGCCTCGAGGATACTGG ATGTTTTGTCGTGGCAGTAAGAATGAAACCAGAGGCTTTAG TTGTGGTTTATGGGTTCTTCTGCATTCACTCTCTGTGAGGATTGATGATGGAGAGAGTCAGTTTACATTTAATGCAATATGTGATTTTGTTCACAACTTCTTCATCTGTGAGGAATGCCGACAACATTTCTACAAGATGTGTTCAAG CGTTTCTAGTCCTTTCAACAAAGCCCGTGACTTTGCTCTCTGGTTGTGGAGTTCCCATAACAAGGTAAACGAAAGATTGATGAAAGAAGAAGCATCCCTAGGCACTGCTGACCCCAAATTCCCAAAGACAATTTGGCCACCGAAGCAGCTTTGCTCTTCCTGTTACCTAAGTGTTGACCAGAGGAACAACAAAATTGAATGGAACCAAGATGAGGTCTTTAAGTTCTTGGCTGATTACTACAGTAAAACACTAGCGTCTCTGTACAAGGACAAGAGTATTGTCGGAAATGACGGAAGTGAAGGAGCTGTTGAAGATTTAATAGTAGCAACTAATGCAATTGTGGTGCCTGTGGGAGCTGCTTTGGCTATTGCTGTTGCTAGCTGTGCTTTTGGAGCACTTGCTTGCTACTGGCGTTCGCAGCAAAAGAGTCGGAAGTATTTTCACCACCTACACTCTCTAAAGAACATTTGA
- the PDIQ-1A gene encoding protein disulfide family pdiq-1a isoform X1 — protein MMYLHLGLFLCILSVCCSATLSSSSFASRRSILREVSDNGKSGGDHPDYAVELNATNFDAVLKETPATFAVVEFFAHWCPACRNYKPHYEKVARLFNGPDAVHPGIILMTRVDCASKINTKLCDKFSVGHYPMLFWGPPSKFVGAGWEPKQEKSDIRVIDDARTADRLLNWINKQLGSSFGLDDQKFQNELLSSNVSDPGQIARAIYDVEEATSTAFDIILEHKMIKPGTRTSLIKFLQLLAAHHPSRRCRKGTAEFLVSFDDLYPTDFWSTNKQEDDKSSVRNLKICGKDVPRGYWMFCRGSKNETRGFSCGLWVLLHSLSVRIDDGESQFTFNAICDFVHNFFICEECRQHFYKMCSSVSSPFNKARDFALWLWSSHNKVNERLMKEEASLGTADPKFPKTIWPPKQLCSSCYLSVDQRNNKIEWNQDEVFKFLADYYSKTLASLYKDKSIVGNDGSEGAVEDLIVATNAIVVPVGAALAIAVASCAFGALACYWRSQQKSRKPRRTWK, from the exons ATGATGTATTTACATTTGGGTCTCTTTCTGTGCATTCTTTCTGTGTGCTGCTCTGCGACTTTGTCGTCTTCTTCCTTCGCGTCGCGCCGTTCGATCCTTCGAGAGGTTAGCGACAATGGCAAAAGTGGTGGAGATCATCCCGATTATGCCGTTGAGCTGAACGCCACGAATTTCGATGCCGTTCTTAAAGAGACCCCTGCTACTTTCGCCGTCGTTGAATTCTTTGCCCATTG GTGCCCTGCGTGCAGGAATTATAAG CCTCACTACGAAAAGGTTGCTAGATTGTTTAATGGGCCTGATGCAGTGCATCCAGGAATCATATTAATGACAAGGGTAGATTGTGCATCAAAG ATAAATACTAAGCTATGTGATAAGTTTTCTGTTGGTCATTATCCTATGCTTTTTTGGGGCCCTCCTTCAAAATTTGTTGGTGCTGGTTGGGAACCTAAACAAGAGAAAAGTGATATACGTGTGATTGATGATGCACGCACAGCTGATCGGTTGCTTAATTGGATCAACAAGCAATTAGGCAG TTCATTTGGCCTGGATgatcagaaatttcaaaatgagctTCTTTCATCCAATGTATCAGACCCCGGACAG ATTGCAAGAGCTATCTATGATGTCGAAGAGGCAACTTCTACAGCTTTTGACATTATCCTAGAGCACAAG ATGATAAAACCAGGAACTCGTACTTCACTTATAAAGTTTCTTCAGCTTTTAGCAGCCCATCATCCTTCTAGGAG ATGCCGGAAGGGTACTGCTGAATTTCTTGTGAGCTTTGATGACTTGTACCCAACAGATTTTTGGTCAACTAATAAGCAGGAAGATGACAAGAGTTCAGTTAGGAACCTAAAGATTTGTGGAAAAGATGTGCCTCGAGGATACTGG ATGTTTTGTCGTGGCAGTAAGAATGAAACCAGAGGCTTTAG TTGTGGTTTATGGGTTCTTCTGCATTCACTCTCTGTGAGGATTGATGATGGAGAGAGTCAGTTTACATTTAATGCAATATGTGATTTTGTTCACAACTTCTTCATCTGTGAGGAATGCCGACAACATTTCTACAAGATGTGTTCAAG CGTTTCTAGTCCTTTCAACAAAGCCCGTGACTTTGCTCTCTGGTTGTGGAGTTCCCATAACAAGGTAAACGAAAGATTGATGAAAGAAGAAGCATCCCTAGGCACTGCTGACCCCAAATTCCCAAAGACAATTTGGCCACCGAAGCAGCTTTGCTCTTCCTGTTACCTAAGTGTTGACCAGAGGAACAACAAAATTGAATGGAACCAAGATGAGGTCTTTAAGTTCTTGGCTGATTACTACAGTAAAACACTAGCGTCTCTGTACAAGGACAAGAGTATTGTCGGAAATGACGGAAGTGAAGGAGCTGTTGAAGATTTAATAGTAGCAACTAATGCAATTGTGGTGCCTGTGGGAGCTGCTTTGGCTATTGCTGTTGCTAGCTGTGCTTTTGGAGCACTTGCTTGCTACTGGCGTTCGCAGCAAAAGAGTCGGAA GCCTAGAAGAACGTGGAAGTAG
- the LOC100794088 gene encoding uncharacterized protein isoform X1, whose product MGDHFELLVDRLLTESTLEAALESRNRSILAASSAVNDAKIDLNLMKMGVDDIKFLGKVVECRICHDDDQDSNMETPCSCCGSLKLLLIFLQYAHRRCIQRWCNEKGDTTCEICHQQFKPGYTAPPPLFQFGRIPMSFRGNWEISRRDLNSTHLVSMVPSDQNLTTSNYDQYSASATGSLICCRSIAVIFMVLLILRHTLPLVISGNKEYSFPLFLLLLFRIAGVVLPIYFMVRAVALIQRHRRQHREHLNASASSSDDESEQADLQPQPQPHVIRVL is encoded by the exons ATGGGGGATCACTTTGAGTTGCTGGTTGATCGATTGCTTACTGAGTCCACATTAGAAGCTGCACTTGAGAGCAGAAATAGGTCAATACTGGCTGCATCCTCTGCGGTGAATGATGCAAAAATTGATCTCAACTTGATGAAGATGGGAGTGGATGATATCAAATTTCTAGGGAAGGTAGTAGAATGCAGGATATGTCATGATGATGATCAAGATTCCAATATGGAGACACCCTGCTCTTGTTGTGGTAGTTTGAAG CTTTTACTGATTTTTTTGCAGTACGCCCACCGCAGATGTATACAACGATGGTGTAATGAGAAGGGAGACACCACCTGTGAGATATGCCACCAG CAATTCAAGCCTGGTTATACTGCTCCTCCACCACTATTTCAGTTTGGACGTATTCCAATGAGTTTTAG GGGAAATTGGGAGATTTCAAGAAGAGACTTGAATAGTACTCATTTGGTTAGCATGGTCCCCAGTGATCAGAACCTTACCACTTCTAACTATGATCAGTATTCAGCCTCTGCTACTGGAAGTTTGATTTGCTGTCGTTCAATTGCTGTCATT TTCATGGTTCTTCTGATTTTAAGACATACACTTCCCCTTGTAATCAGTGGAAATAAGGAGTATTCTTTCCCACTCTTTTTG CTGTTGTTATTTCGGATTGCGGGAGTTGTTCTTCCTATATACTTCATGGTTAGAGCAGTGGCATTAATCCAGCGGCATCGGAGACAACATCGA GAGCATCTTAATGCCTCGGCCAGTTCGTCTGACGATGAAAGCGAGCAAGCAGATTTGCAGCCTCAGCCTCAGCCTCATGTCATACGTGTACTGTAA
- the LOC100794088 gene encoding uncharacterized protein isoform X2, protein MGDHFELLVDRLLTESTLEAALESRNRSILAASSAVNDAKIDLNLMKMGVDDIKFLGKVVECRICHDDDQDSNMETPCSCCGSLKYAHRRCIQRWCNEKGDTTCEICHQQFKPGYTAPPPLFQFGRIPMSFRGNWEISRRDLNSTHLVSMVPSDQNLTTSNYDQYSASATGSLICCRSIAVIFMVLLILRHTLPLVISGNKEYSFPLFLLLLFRIAGVVLPIYFMVRAVALIQRHRRQHREHLNASASSSDDESEQADLQPQPQPHVIRVL, encoded by the exons ATGGGGGATCACTTTGAGTTGCTGGTTGATCGATTGCTTACTGAGTCCACATTAGAAGCTGCACTTGAGAGCAGAAATAGGTCAATACTGGCTGCATCCTCTGCGGTGAATGATGCAAAAATTGATCTCAACTTGATGAAGATGGGAGTGGATGATATCAAATTTCTAGGGAAGGTAGTAGAATGCAGGATATGTCATGATGATGATCAAGATTCCAATATGGAGACACCCTGCTCTTGTTGTGGTAGTTTGAAG TACGCCCACCGCAGATGTATACAACGATGGTGTAATGAGAAGGGAGACACCACCTGTGAGATATGCCACCAG CAATTCAAGCCTGGTTATACTGCTCCTCCACCACTATTTCAGTTTGGACGTATTCCAATGAGTTTTAG GGGAAATTGGGAGATTTCAAGAAGAGACTTGAATAGTACTCATTTGGTTAGCATGGTCCCCAGTGATCAGAACCTTACCACTTCTAACTATGATCAGTATTCAGCCTCTGCTACTGGAAGTTTGATTTGCTGTCGTTCAATTGCTGTCATT TTCATGGTTCTTCTGATTTTAAGACATACACTTCCCCTTGTAATCAGTGGAAATAAGGAGTATTCTTTCCCACTCTTTTTG CTGTTGTTATTTCGGATTGCGGGAGTTGTTCTTCCTATATACTTCATGGTTAGAGCAGTGGCATTAATCCAGCGGCATCGGAGACAACATCGA GAGCATCTTAATGCCTCGGCCAGTTCGTCTGACGATGAAAGCGAGCAAGCAGATTTGCAGCCTCAGCCTCAGCCTCATGTCATACGTGTACTGTAA
- the LOC100803459 gene encoding putative fasciclin-like arabinogalactan protein 20: MASSLPLLLLLLPFGLFSFGRALPREAIFDASDVLSDSGYVSMALTLEIVAETLLEQSPSATVFAPSDSAFKKSGQPSLDLLRFHLAPLPLPPASLRLLTAGSRIRTMLPGQTLTVTTSSSDGVTSFNNIKLTGSPIYDDGILLVYGIDTFFDPNFQFNIQGPSDKSDSSCSAKNHTATASDSFDQAIQTLKTGGYSAVASFLGMQLSGVADQSGITVFAPADDMVMNRIGDFGEYPSFFRRHVVPCRLLWNDLVDFGDGSELPTFLEGFAINITRSDGVLILNGVRVFFPDVFFNDRVVVHGVSDVLAAQDNALRIDVDDEEILFDPSEF; encoded by the coding sequence ATGGCGTCCTCACTCccgctcctcctcctcctcctcccctTCGGCCTCTTCTCTTTCGGCCGCGCTCTTCCTCGCGAAGCCATTTTCGACGCCTCCGACGTTCTCTCCGATTCAGGGTACGTTTCCATGGCACTGACGCTCGAAATTGTTGCCGAAACCCTTCTTGAGCAGTCCCCTTCCGCCACCGTCTTCGCCCCCTCCGACTCTGCCTTCAAGAAATCCGGCCAGCCCTCCCTCGACCTCCTCCGCTTCCACCTCGCCCCGCTCCCTCTCCCTCCGGCGAGCCTCCGTCTCCTCACCGCCGGCTCCAGGATCCGGACGATGCTCCCTGGCCAGACTCTCACCGTCACCACCTCCTCCTCCGACGGCGTAACCTCATTCAACAACATCAAGCTCACCGGATCTCCCATCTACGACGACGGTATTCTCTTAGTCTACGGAATCGATACGTTCTTCGACCCTAACTTTCAGTTTAACATTCAAGGACCTAGTGATAAGTCCGATTCCTCTTGTTCCGCGAAGAACCACACCGCGACTGCCTCCGATTCCTTCGACCAAGCCATCCAAACCCTAAAAACCGGGGGATACTCCGCCGTGGCCTCGTTTCTCGGAATGCAGCTCTCCGGCGTGGCGGACCAGAGCGGGATCACGGTGTTCGCTCCGGCGGACGACATGGTGATGAACCGCATCGGCGATTTCGGCGAGTATCCTTCGTTCTTTCGCCGCCACGTCGTGCCGTGCAGGCTCCTGTGGAACGATCTGGTGGATTTCGGCGACGGATCGGAGCTGCCTACGTTCTTGGAGGGATTCGCAATCAACATCACCAGATCTGACGGCGTTTTGATTCTCAACGGAGTTCGGGTTTTCTTCCCCGACGTGTTCTTCAACGACAGGGTGGTTGTTCACGGCGTTAGTGATGTTCTGGCTGCACAGGACAACGCGCTTCgcattgatgttgatgatgaagaaATCCTGTTTGACCCTTCTGAATTTTGA
- the LOC100794625 gene encoding uncharacterized protein isoform X1 has protein sequence MKAFSFSGVWILLFLSSVSAFSPTGSIRHPVKFIIGEEEENLGSWKSEFTQVAPAPGPKGDDVLILAANKTNRPDILRGFRRYRGGWDIADQHYWASVGFTGAAGFILAVLWFISFGLALMIHLCFGWGINIKGKGSNHSQRICLILLISFTFAAATGCILLSVGQDKFHGQALDTLHYFVNQSDYTVQTLRNVTEYLSLAKTINVTRILLPSDVMDGIDKLNVDLNSSADTLSEKTNENSVKIRRVFNDVRLALYVVAAVMLLLALVGLVLSVLGYQHAILIFVITGWLLVATTFVLCGVFIILNNAISDTCVAMGEWVANPHTESALSNVLPCVDQRTTNKTLFQSKQVINNIANVVNTFIYATANINVTQGSPGSYNQSGPRMPTLCYPFDSQFQERQCTDQEVSSANASMVWKNYECEVSESGICTTVGRVTPEIYLQIVAAVNEIYALEHYTPPLLSLQNCNFVRDAFTKITSSYCPPLNHYLKIINVGLGLISVGVLLCLVLWILYANRPRRREVFEKSSLPETTTNLPLSNANSEI, from the exons ATGAAGGCCTTTTCCTTCAGTGGGGTTTGGATTTTATTGTTTCTGAGCTCGGTTTCAGCTTTTTCTCCAACTGGGTCGATTCGGCATCCCGTCAAGTTTATCATAG GAGAAGAAGAGGAGAATTTGGGTTCATGGAAGAGTGAATTCACACAAGTGGCTCCAGCACCAGGGCCTAAAGGTGACGATGTTCTTATTCTGGCGGCAAACAAGACCAATAGGCCTGACATTCTGCGAGGATTCCGACGTTATCGAGGTGGTTGGGATATTGCAGATCAGCATTATTGGGCT TCAGTTGGATTCACTGGTGCAGCTGGTTTCATTCTTGCTGTCCTGTGGTTTATCTCATTTGGCTTGGCGCTCATGATTCATCTATGCTTTGGATGGGGAATTAACATCAAGGGCAAAGGATCAAATCATTCACAAAGGATTTGTCTTATACTGCTTATATCATTCACTTTTGCTGCTGC GACTGGATGTATCCTCCTTTCTGTTGGGCAGGATAAATTCCATGGTCAAGCCTTGGATACCCTCCATTATTTTGTCAATCAGTCTGATTATACAGTGCAGACTCTAAGAAATGTCACAGAGTATCTCTCCCTTGCAAAAACTATCAATGTCACCCGGATTCTTCTTCCATCTGATGTCATGGATGGTATTGACAAGCTGAATGTGGATCTAAATTCTTCAGCAGACACACTTTCCGAGAAGACAAATGAAAATTCAGTTAAAATTCGAAGAGTATTCAATGATGT GCGTCTAGCTCTGTATGTTGTGGCAGCTGTGATGCTTCTTCTGGCTCTTGTTGGACTTG TCCTGTCTGTCCTTGGATATCAACATGCAATCCTCAT ATTTGTTATCACCGGATGGTTACTGGTTGCAACCACATTCGTTCTTTGTGGAGTATTCATAATTCTTAATAA CGCAATTTCTGATACCTGTGTGGCTATGGGAGAATGGGTAGCAAATCCACACACTGAATCTGCACTAAGTAATGTCCTCCCATGTGTTGATCAGAGAACCACAAACAAAACACTCTTTCAGAGTAAACAAGTGATCAACAATATTGCGAATGTTGTCAATACGTTCATCTATGCAACTGCAAACATAAATGTAACACAAGGTAGTCCTGGCTCTTACAATCAGTCTGGGCCTAGAATGCCGACTTTATGCTACCCTTTTGACTCTCAATTTCAAGAGCGTCAATGTACAGATCAAGAAGTTTCTTCTGCCAATGCTTCAATG GTTTGGAAGAACTATGAATGTGAGGTATCTGAATCTGGCATTTGCACCACAGTTGGCAGGGTGACCCCCGAGATTTACTTGCAGATAGTAGCTGCGGTGAATGAAATCTATGCATTAGAACATTACACTCCACCTTTACTTAGCCTTCAGAATTGCAATTTTGTCAGGGATGCGTTTACAAAAATCACTTCAAGCTACTGTCCTCCATTAAACCATTACCTCAAGATTATCAATGTAGGACTCGGCCTCATTTCAGTTGGTGTTCTACTCTGCCTTGTTCTCTGGATACTCTATGCAAACCGCCCCCGAAGGAGGGAAGTGTTTGAGAAGTCATCCTTACCAGAAACCACCACAAATTTACCGTTGTCAAATGCAAATAGTGAAATATAG
- the LOC100794625 gene encoding uncharacterized protein isoform X2 has protein sequence MAVLGGVWILLFLSSVSAFSPTGSIRHPVKFIIGEEEENLGSWKSEFTQVAPAPGPKGDDVLILAANKTNRPDILRGFRRYRGGWDIADQHYWASVGFTGAAGFILAVLWFISFGLALMIHLCFGWGINIKGKGSNHSQRICLILLISFTFAAATGCILLSVGQDKFHGQALDTLHYFVNQSDYTVQTLRNVTEYLSLAKTINVTRILLPSDVMDGIDKLNVDLNSSADTLSEKTNENSVKIRRVFNDVRLALYVVAAVMLLLALVGLVLSVLGYQHAILIFVITGWLLVATTFVLCGVFIILNNAISDTCVAMGEWVANPHTESALSNVLPCVDQRTTNKTLFQSKQVINNIANVVNTFIYATANINVTQGSPGSYNQSGPRMPTLCYPFDSQFQERQCTDQEVSSANASMVWKNYECEVSESGICTTVGRVTPEIYLQIVAAVNEIYALEHYTPPLLSLQNCNFVRDAFTKITSSYCPPLNHYLKIINVGLGLISVGVLLCLVLWILYANRPRRREVFEKSSLPETTTNLPLSNANSEI, from the exons ATGGCGGTGCTGGG TGGGGTTTGGATTTTATTGTTTCTGAGCTCGGTTTCAGCTTTTTCTCCAACTGGGTCGATTCGGCATCCCGTCAAGTTTATCATAG GAGAAGAAGAGGAGAATTTGGGTTCATGGAAGAGTGAATTCACACAAGTGGCTCCAGCACCAGGGCCTAAAGGTGACGATGTTCTTATTCTGGCGGCAAACAAGACCAATAGGCCTGACATTCTGCGAGGATTCCGACGTTATCGAGGTGGTTGGGATATTGCAGATCAGCATTATTGGGCT TCAGTTGGATTCACTGGTGCAGCTGGTTTCATTCTTGCTGTCCTGTGGTTTATCTCATTTGGCTTGGCGCTCATGATTCATCTATGCTTTGGATGGGGAATTAACATCAAGGGCAAAGGATCAAATCATTCACAAAGGATTTGTCTTATACTGCTTATATCATTCACTTTTGCTGCTGC GACTGGATGTATCCTCCTTTCTGTTGGGCAGGATAAATTCCATGGTCAAGCCTTGGATACCCTCCATTATTTTGTCAATCAGTCTGATTATACAGTGCAGACTCTAAGAAATGTCACAGAGTATCTCTCCCTTGCAAAAACTATCAATGTCACCCGGATTCTTCTTCCATCTGATGTCATGGATGGTATTGACAAGCTGAATGTGGATCTAAATTCTTCAGCAGACACACTTTCCGAGAAGACAAATGAAAATTCAGTTAAAATTCGAAGAGTATTCAATGATGT GCGTCTAGCTCTGTATGTTGTGGCAGCTGTGATGCTTCTTCTGGCTCTTGTTGGACTTG TCCTGTCTGTCCTTGGATATCAACATGCAATCCTCAT ATTTGTTATCACCGGATGGTTACTGGTTGCAACCACATTCGTTCTTTGTGGAGTATTCATAATTCTTAATAA CGCAATTTCTGATACCTGTGTGGCTATGGGAGAATGGGTAGCAAATCCACACACTGAATCTGCACTAAGTAATGTCCTCCCATGTGTTGATCAGAGAACCACAAACAAAACACTCTTTCAGAGTAAACAAGTGATCAACAATATTGCGAATGTTGTCAATACGTTCATCTATGCAACTGCAAACATAAATGTAACACAAGGTAGTCCTGGCTCTTACAATCAGTCTGGGCCTAGAATGCCGACTTTATGCTACCCTTTTGACTCTCAATTTCAAGAGCGTCAATGTACAGATCAAGAAGTTTCTTCTGCCAATGCTTCAATG GTTTGGAAGAACTATGAATGTGAGGTATCTGAATCTGGCATTTGCACCACAGTTGGCAGGGTGACCCCCGAGATTTACTTGCAGATAGTAGCTGCGGTGAATGAAATCTATGCATTAGAACATTACACTCCACCTTTACTTAGCCTTCAGAATTGCAATTTTGTCAGGGATGCGTTTACAAAAATCACTTCAAGCTACTGTCCTCCATTAAACCATTACCTCAAGATTATCAATGTAGGACTCGGCCTCATTTCAGTTGGTGTTCTACTCTGCCTTGTTCTCTGGATACTCTATGCAAACCGCCCCCGAAGGAGGGAAGTGTTTGAGAAGTCATCCTTACCAGAAACCACCACAAATTTACCGTTGTCAAATGCAAATAGTGAAATATAG
- the LOC102662234 gene encoding LOW QUALITY PROTEIN: exonuclease V, chloroplastic (The sequence of the model RefSeq protein was modified relative to this genomic sequence to represent the inferred CDS: inserted 4 bases in 2 codons), which translates to MYAEPDIEDYGKLLHQFRSRRGFSVTDVSKTEWCDKQMEFSLSFKEFKNDETKPGEEWCSQRKIDSDISFRGGRRKNEAIKAGIDRHVQLQREVLSPVKVKSLEEVMAAKLVNFINGMNQLHTEGLTRELPIVSFDFAQGIWMVGKIDEVRMPKAENYHNPILVEIKTCFQDAVPSEPQKRDGRIQLMCYKYLWDSLVAHANHDFPSKQFFDYXELNPQHALCEDLRAAFADDFGISAVTLDDVVICYQNTCKILSPSHDQLVLIYKSQRDHSMLVEEKVAYDDVWIKSQIQSCLEFWLGQRYCDFVXECPAYSGSESTEYLSFDSPSE; encoded by the exons ATGTATGCTGAACCAGACATAGAAGATTATGGCAAATTGCTACACCAGTTTAGGAGCAGGAGGGGCTTCTCTGTCACTGATGTTTCCAAGACAGAATGGTGCGACAAGCAAATGGAGTTTTCTCTTTCCTTCAAAGAATTCAAGAACGATGAAACTAAGCCTGGTGAAGAATGGTGCAGCCAAAGGAAAATTGATTCGGATATTTCTTTTAGAGGAGGAAGGAGGAAAAATGAAGCTATCAAAGCTGGTATAGATCGACACGTTCAACTTCAACGAGAGGTTCTATCGCCAGTGAAAGTGAAGTCCCTTGAAGAAGTCATGGCAGCGAAGCTTGTTAATTTCATAAATGGCATGAATCAATTGCACACTGAAGGATTAACACGTGAGCTTCCAATTGTGAGCTTTGATTTTGCACAAGGCATATGGATGGTGGGAAAGATTGATGAGGTTCGGATGCCTAAGGCAGAAAATTATCATAATCCGATACTGGTTGAAATAAAGACTTGTTTCCAAGATGCAGTTCCTTCAGAACCACAGAAAAGAGATGGAAGGATTCAATTAATGTGTTACAAGTACTTGTGGGACAGTTTGGTTGCTCATGCTAATCATGATTTCCCATCTAAACAGTTTTTTGATTA TGAGTTAAATCCTCAACATGCTCTTTGTGAAGATCTACGAGCAGCATTTGCTGATGACTTTGGAATCTCAGCAGTGACCCTTGATGATGTGGTGATTTGTTACCAAAATACATGTAAGATACTATCACCTTCTCATGATCAGCTAGTGTTGATATATAAATCTCAGAGAGATCATTCAATGCTGGTTGAAGAAAAAGTTGCATATGatgatgtttggataaaaagtCAAATCCAGAGTTGTCTTGAGTTTTGGCTTGGACAGAGGTACTGTGATTTTGT TGAGTGTCCTGCATATAGTGGTTCTGAGAGCACTGAATACCTTTCATTCGATTCCCCGAGTGAGTAG